Proteins encoded within one genomic window of Anopheles gambiae chromosome 3, idAnoGambNW_F1_1, whole genome shotgun sequence:
- the LOC1278618 gene encoding pancreatic triacylglycerol lipase, producing the protein MSDHFYQRSLFIFIAVTASVIAQDASFYRNLITFMIHNSEQNATLNVASDFTDFEALGCNSSDPFAIIVHGWKESCQTEWLVDMISNLSNVRAGCIYCMNYNNFSRHDDYFGLVRQFLPISEVLVEKLQQLENFGYDFDEGYMFGFSYGAHLALDSLRRFGPGKLAALDVCEPAGPGFDGDQKYREKCPTEAAKNVQCIHTSDNYGTNVRKCHQNWNMGRCGKSQDAAGPYPKGSHGLCPYIFNSAFKHDFLAMPNKQGCETKRLAPAWPKGFRMGYFMDRKSDVIGDLFAATSKEYPFFDNTFANEVNEV; encoded by the exons ATGAGTGATCACTTTTATCAAagaagtttatttatttttatagctgTCACAGCCTCAGTGATTGCACAAGATGCAAGCTTTTACAGAAATTTAATTACTTTCATGATTCATAACAG TGAGCAAAACGCTACTTTAAACGTTGCGTCGGACTTTACGGATTTTGAAGCGCTGGGCTGTAACAGCTCCGATCCATTTGCTATAATAGTGCATGGCTGGAAGGAGAGTTGTCAAACCGAATGGCTGGTAGACATGATAAGCAATCTCTCAAACGTTCGGGCTGGTTGTATCTATTGCATGAATTATAACAATTTTTCCCGCCATGATGACTATTTTGGGTTAGTTCGGCAGTTCTTGCCAATCTCCGAGGTTCTAGTGGAAAAGCTGCAACAGTTGGAGAACTTCGGATACGATTTCGATGAAGGATACATGTTTGGGTTCAGTTACGGTGCCCATCTGGCGCTTGACTCGTTAAGGAGATTTGGACCTGGAAAGTTAGCTGCATTGGATG TTTGTGAACCAGCTGGCCCCGGTTTCGATGGAGATCAAAAGTATCGTGAAAAATGTCCTACAGAGGCAGCAAAAAATGTGCAATGCATTCATACAAGTGATAATTATGGAACGAACGTGCGAAAATGTCACCAGAACTGGAACATGGGACGTTGCGGTAAATCACAAGACGCAGCTGGTCCTTATCCGAAAGGATCACACGGACTGTgtccatacattttcaacaGCGCATTCAAGCATGACTTTTTAGCCATGCCCAATAAGCAAGGGTGCGAAACGAAACGACTTGCACCTGCATGGCCAAAAGGCTTCCGAATGGGTTATTTCATGGATCGCAAAAG TGACGTGATTGGTGATCTTTTTGCGGCCACATCGAAGGAATACCCGTTCTTTGATAATACCTTTGCTAACGAAGTCAATGAAGTTTAA